A stretch of the Candidatus Zixiibacteriota bacterium genome encodes the following:
- a CDS encoding mechanosensitive ion channel family protein, with protein sequence MDIQALLDRTLAWLTTSGLRVILVVILALVALRVSRWLSRRLLAPIIGTDPDVETQKRADTLASLIRYALTVAILSVALMMVLGEFGIELGPILAAAGIVGLAVGFGAQQLVQDVISGFFILMEDQIRVGDVVNIAGKGGLVEKVTLRATVLRDLAGNVHYVRNGQIDVVTNMTKEYSQYVFDIGVAYREDIDEVVELIKQVDDDLRADKEFSDDILEPIEILGLDQFADSAVIIKARTKTKPIKQWRIGREFNRRLKKIFDEKGIEIPFPHVTLYMGEDKQGQAPPLRVVTSGKKEA encoded by the coding sequence ATGGATATACAGGCATTATTGGACAGGACGCTGGCCTGGCTGACCACGAGCGGATTGCGTGTAATCCTGGTTGTCATTCTGGCGCTCGTCGCGCTGAGAGTAAGCCGGTGGCTGTCACGGCGTTTGCTCGCGCCAATCATCGGCACCGATCCCGACGTTGAAACGCAAAAAAGAGCTGATACCCTGGCCTCGCTGATTCGTTACGCTCTGACAGTCGCTATTCTGTCCGTTGCGCTGATGATGGTACTGGGTGAGTTTGGCATCGAACTCGGGCCGATCCTGGCCGCGGCCGGTATCGTCGGTCTGGCTGTCGGTTTCGGAGCCCAGCAACTGGTACAGGATGTTATCAGCGGGTTTTTTATCCTGATGGAAGATCAGATTCGGGTTGGTGATGTTGTCAATATCGCCGGAAAGGGAGGCCTCGTAGAAAAGGTCACTCTGCGTGCCACCGTACTCAGAGACCTCGCCGGCAATGTTCATTATGTCCGCAACGGCCAAATCGATGTTGTCACCAATATGACCAAGGAATACTCCCAGTACGTCTTCGATATCGGCGTCGCCTACCGCGAAGATATTGATGAAGTCGTCGAGCTGATCAAGCAGGTCGATGATGACTTGCGGGCGGATAAGGAGTTCAGTGACGATATCCTCGAACCGATCGAGATTCTCGGCCTCGACCAGTTTGCTGATTCGGCTGTCATAATAAAGGCCCGTACCAAGACCAAACCCATCAAGCAGTGGCGAATCGGCCGCGAATTCAACCGAAGACTCAAGAAGATTTTCGACGAGAAAGGTATCGAGATCCCGTTTCCGCACGTTACGCTCTACATGGGAGAGGATAAACAAGGGCAGGCGCCTCCACTGCGCGTTGTCACATCGGGTAAAAAAGAAGCCTGA
- a CDS encoding YgiQ family radical SAM protein, with protein MDFLPTTKHELKRLGWDQLDIILITGDSYIDSPYIGVAIIGRYLVKHGYRVGVIAQPDISSDKDITRLGQPRLFWGVSGGSVDSMVANYTAVKKRRKSDDFTPGDVNNRRPDRAVIVYSNLIRKHFKNTAPIVLGGVEASLRRIAHFDYWSDSIRRSILFDAKADGLLYGMAEKATFELANSIRGGKDWRDLRGLCHISNECPEGYIQLPSFDDVQSSKSKFTEMFHAFYRNNDPITAKGLCQLTDTRYLVQNPPAEHLTQDELDEIYEMDFARDLHPFYRKDGKVKALETIRFSLTSHRGCYGECGFCSIAVHQGQTVTWRSENSIAREAEKFKNHPEFKGIISDVGGPTANMYGFECRKKLKQGCCDDNRCLFPALCPVMKPDHSSQMKLLQRLSEIRGVKRVFVASGIRYDLVLEDKKFGRKYLDRLVSQHTSGQLKVAPEHTEDKILRLMGKPDKKSLLRFNRMFGESSKNTGKKQYLTYYLIAAHPGCTDDDMKRLKKFTSEKLKINPEQVQVFTPLPSTYSALMYYTERDPFTGKRIFVEKDLRAKARQKDIVTRKTPTGKRTRKKRVE; from the coding sequence ATGGATTTTCTGCCGACGACAAAACATGAGCTGAAAAGGCTCGGATGGGATCAGCTCGATATCATTCTGATAACGGGTGACAGCTATATCGATTCGCCCTATATCGGCGTGGCCATTATCGGCAGATACCTCGTCAAACACGGCTACCGGGTGGGCGTAATCGCGCAACCCGACATTTCATCCGACAAAGACATCACCCGGCTCGGCCAACCCCGGCTTTTCTGGGGTGTTAGCGGCGGATCGGTAGATTCCATGGTGGCCAATTACACGGCGGTCAAGAAGCGAAGAAAATCCGATGACTTCACCCCCGGCGACGTTAACAACCGTCGTCCCGACCGCGCCGTGATCGTCTACAGCAATCTCATCCGCAAACATTTCAAAAATACCGCTCCGATTGTTCTCGGAGGGGTGGAGGCCAGCCTGAGAAGAATCGCGCACTTTGATTACTGGTCGGACTCGATCCGCAGGTCGATTCTATTCGATGCCAAAGCCGATGGGCTCCTTTATGGCATGGCCGAGAAAGCTACATTCGAGCTGGCTAACTCGATCCGCGGCGGCAAGGACTGGCGCGATCTCCGGGGTTTGTGCCATATCTCCAATGAATGCCCCGAAGGCTACATCCAATTGCCATCATTTGATGACGTACAGAGTTCGAAATCCAAATTCACGGAAATGTTTCATGCGTTCTATAGGAACAACGATCCGATAACCGCAAAAGGGTTGTGCCAGTTAACCGATACGAGGTATCTGGTGCAGAATCCGCCCGCGGAGCACCTGACGCAAGATGAACTCGATGAGATCTATGAGATGGATTTCGCGCGCGACCTTCATCCGTTCTACCGAAAAGACGGCAAGGTAAAAGCGCTGGAGACTATCCGGTTTTCGCTCACGAGTCATCGCGGATGTTACGGTGAGTGCGGTTTCTGCTCGATAGCGGTCCACCAGGGACAGACTGTGACCTGGCGCTCCGAAAATTCGATCGCGCGAGAAGCCGAAAAGTTCAAGAATCATCCGGAGTTCAAGGGGATAATCAGCGATGTTGGCGGGCCAACTGCGAACATGTACGGTTTCGAGTGCCGCAAGAAACTCAAGCAGGGTTGCTGCGATGATAACCGCTGCCTCTTCCCCGCTCTCTGCCCGGTGATGAAGCCAGACCACAGCTCGCAGATGAAGTTGCTTCAGCGTTTGAGCGAAATCAGGGGTGTTAAAAGGGTGTTTGTAGCATCGGGGATTCGCTACGATCTGGTGCTTGAAGATAAAAAGTTCGGGCGCAAGTATCTTGACCGGCTCGTCAGTCAGCACACATCGGGACAACTGAAAGTCGCGCCCGAGCACACGGAAGACAAGATTCTAAGACTGATGGGCAAGCCGGACAAAAAATCGCTTTTGCGTTTTAACCGGATGTTCGGGGAGTCTTCAAAAAATACCGGCAAGAAACAGTATCTGACATATTACCTGATAGCGGCTCATCCGGGATGCACCGATGACGACATGAAGCGGCTCAAGAAGTTTACATCGGAAAAACTGAAGATAAATCCCGAGCAGGTACAGGTTTTCACACCGCTGCCATCGACATACTCGGCTCTTATGTACTACACGGAGCGCGACCCGTTTACGGGAAAGCGGATATTTGTTGAAAAGGACCTCCGAGCCAAGGCTCGCCAGAAGGACATTGTCACTCGCAAGACACCAACCGGCAAAAGGACACGAAAAAAGCGCGTTGAATGA
- a CDS encoding sodium:solute symporter produces MELKIAVISAFALMIIIVGVLGMRKTKSFADFFLGGRSVGPWMTAFTYGTAYFSAVLFIGFAGKVGWGFGYSSLWIAAGNAAIGVFLVWRLLGARIRQMSIDYDVHTMPEYFEKRYDSKFFKLFSSICIFVFFVPYTAAVFMGLSYLFRSTFNMDYTMALLFMGVFTAIYLVLGGYKSMTMIDVAFGIIMALGVVVLLYSTIDVGGGLANITAGMKKINPGLVGIVGPPGWWPLFSLVFLTSVATLAMPQLVQKFYAIKDNRSIRVGMFASTFFAVLITGIGYFTGATTRFFLSPENAPAAFEDGQPIFDALMPELLESVIPEALSVLILLLILAASMSTLAALVLISSSSIAKDFYAGFINPKVSDRNLTLLMRICSAVFVLFSVIVAYFKPATIVAVLGISWGAIGSVFLGPFIWGLFTKRANKIGAITSSVIALTVCLYLYIDGMQSPQAGTIGMMVSLALTPIVSLVTPSH; encoded by the coding sequence ATGGAACTCAAAATAGCCGTTATAAGCGCTTTCGCGCTGATGATCATAATCGTCGGCGTTCTCGGTATGCGTAAAACCAAGTCGTTTGCCGACTTTTTCCTCGGCGGACGCAGTGTCGGTCCGTGGATGACCGCCTTCACTTACGGAACGGCCTACTTCTCGGCGGTGCTCTTTATCGGCTTCGCCGGCAAAGTGGGGTGGGGATTCGGATACTCCAGCCTCTGGATAGCTGCCGGCAATGCCGCGATTGGCGTCTTTCTGGTCTGGCGGCTTCTGGGAGCGCGTATCAGACAGATGTCGATTGACTACGATGTTCACACCATGCCGGAGTATTTCGAAAAGCGTTATGACAGCAAATTCTTCAAACTGTTTTCGTCCATCTGCATTTTCGTCTTTTTCGTGCCGTACACTGCCGCCGTTTTTATGGGTTTGTCATACCTGTTTCGCTCGACCTTCAATATGGATTACACTATGGCGCTTCTGTTCATGGGAGTTTTCACTGCCATCTATCTCGTATTGGGTGGTTACAAGTCGATGACCATGATCGATGTCGCTTTTGGGATAATCATGGCGCTTGGTGTTGTCGTCCTGCTTTATAGCACCATCGACGTTGGCGGGGGGTTGGCCAATATCACCGCCGGAATGAAGAAGATCAACCCCGGGCTGGTCGGTATTGTTGGGCCGCCCGGATGGTGGCCGCTGTTCAGTCTGGTGTTTCTGACCAGTGTCGCGACGCTGGCTATGCCCCAACTGGTGCAGAAATTCTACGCCATCAAAGACAACCGCTCCATTCGTGTCGGTATGTTTGCTTCAACGTTTTTTGCGGTCCTGATAACCGGCATCGGCTATTTCACCGGCGCTACGACGCGATTTTTCCTCTCGCCGGAGAACGCCCCGGCCGCATTCGAAGACGGCCAGCCTATTTTTGATGCTCTCATGCCGGAACTTCTTGAAAGCGTCATACCCGAAGCGCTCTCGGTGCTGATCCTGCTGCTGATTCTGGCGGCTTCGATGTCCACCCTCGCGGCGCTCGTGCTCATTTCCAGCTCATCCATCGCGAAAGATTTTTATGCCGGGTTTATCAATCCAAAAGTGTCCGACCGTAATCTTACTCTCCTGATGCGCATATGCAGCGCGGTCTTCGTGCTGTTTTCGGTAATCGTGGCCTATTTCAAGCCGGCAACGATTGTAGCGGTGCTGGGGATATCCTGGGGGGCTATCGGATCGGTCTTTCTCGGTCCGTTTATCTGGGGACTGTTTACCAAACGCGCCAATAAAATAGGCGCTATCACCTCATCGGTAATAGCGCTCACAGTGTGTTTGTATCTCTATATCGATGGTATGCAATCACCGCAAGCCGGCACTATCGGCATGATGGTGTCGCTGGCGCTAACCCCAATTGTGAGTCTGGTCACGCCATCTCACTGA
- a CDS encoding FlgD immunoglobulin-like domain containing protein yields the protein MRFGVCTGFFCGFLIIPLVLAFIGCSSSEELFGPEIAFTDGSGGDNFKLTITTDYTGTCPLSGVEFDLPVASYVFFEVTNATGYHVRTLWDGEMVAGTHTLLWDGTNDDGEELGNAIYLYHLDAERFSMWMPFPWGITPDE from the coding sequence ATGCGTTTCGGAGTATGTACGGGATTCTTCTGCGGCTTTTTGATAATACCTTTGGTTCTCGCCTTCATCGGCTGTTCATCCTCTGAAGAACTATTCGGTCCGGAGATAGCGTTTACTGATGGAAGCGGCGGTGACAATTTCAAACTCACCATTACAACCGACTACACCGGCACTTGCCCCCTGTCTGGAGTCGAATTTGATCTGCCGGTGGCAAGTTATGTGTTTTTCGAGGTGACAAACGCAACGGGCTATCACGTGAGAACGCTCTGGGATGGTGAAATGGTAGCGGGCACCCACACACTACTGTGGGACGGCACTAACGATGATGGTGAAGAACTCGGCAATGCAATATATCTATATCACTTAGATGCTGAGCGGTTTTCAATGTGGATGCCGTTCCCGTGGGGAATCACACCAGATGAGTGA
- a CDS encoding YihY/virulence factor BrkB family protein — MKNYLRQIRENRVWRSIGSFLAHYVGGIYHRVEEHHVFLLAGGLAFSMFVSIVPLVLIVFSVLGSVLDSPSIADEINIFIDRLIPYESYAEFVKEAVFSRVDEFVRYKNVAGIIGIFGLLFASSTLFSSMRTILDRVYKIRGDYSILLGKLRDFGLIVLVLVYFVVSTTVISAWEVVKELAERSDILQGLQLAGSEGMFMGIVSFVLILVGFSIIYYAVPYRKPPKRVVIISALSAAILWELAKQLFGFYITHFVMLKQVYGAYVLMIVVAFWIYYTSIVFIIGAEIGQLFRERRALKAKQLEDQDIHPSHH; from the coding sequence GTGAAAAACTACCTTCGGCAAATTCGCGAAAATCGGGTCTGGAGGTCCATCGGCAGTTTCCTGGCGCATTACGTCGGCGGCATCTACCACCGGGTAGAGGAACACCATGTCTTTCTGCTCGCGGGGGGGCTAGCGTTCTCCATGTTCGTCAGCATTGTCCCCCTGGTGCTGATAGTCTTCTCGGTCCTTGGCTCGGTTCTCGATAGCCCCTCGATTGCCGATGAAATAAACATCTTTATCGACCGCCTGATTCCCTATGAAAGTTATGCCGAATTTGTCAAAGAGGCGGTGTTCTCACGGGTTGACGAGTTCGTGCGATACAAGAACGTCGCGGGTATTATCGGTATTTTCGGTCTGCTGTTCGCCTCGAGCACTCTTTTCAGCAGCATGCGGACCATTCTTGACAGGGTCTACAAGATCAGGGGAGATTATTCGATACTATTGGGCAAACTGCGCGATTTCGGACTCATTGTGCTGGTTTTGGTCTATTTCGTTGTCTCCACGACGGTCATTTCCGCCTGGGAAGTCGTCAAGGAACTTGCCGAACGCTCGGATATTCTCCAGGGCCTACAGCTCGCTGGAAGCGAAGGTATGTTTATGGGTATCGTGAGCTTCGTGCTCATCCTGGTGGGTTTCAGCATCATATACTACGCCGTACCTTATCGCAAACCGCCCAAGAGAGTGGTCATCATAAGCGCCCTTTCTGCGGCGATACTTTGGGAACTGGCCAAACAGCTCTTTGGGTTTTATATCACTCACTTCGTTATGCTCAAGCAGGTTTACGGCGCCTATGTGCTCATGATAGTGGTCGCGTTCTGGATCTACTACACTTCGATCGTATTCATCATCGGCGCCGAAATAGGCCAACTCTTTCGCGAACGACGAGCACTAAAAGCCAAACAGCTTGAAGACCAAGATATCCATCCCTCGCATCATTGA
- a CDS encoding metal ABC transporter permease, producing MSDFIYAVLHHSFMFNALLTGVLASVACGVVGTYVVSRRITYIAGGIAHSVLGGLGFARYLATVYDWSWLSPLHGAIVAALLASMVIGWVSLKAREREDTVIGAIWAIGMAIGVIFISMTPGYNVDLMTYLFGNILLVTGHDLMLIAILDGVIVLTVALFYNKFLAVCFDEEFARIRGINTEFFYLLLLGLTGLTVVILVDVVGIVMVIALLTLPAAIAGHFTRTLWQTMWVATVLSILFTTFGLAISYSPDLPAGATIIIFAGIVYLGVALGKRVLRPHH from the coding sequence ATGTCGGACTTCATCTACGCGGTTTTGCATCACTCCTTCATGTTCAACGCCCTGCTGACCGGGGTTCTGGCGAGCGTCGCCTGCGGGGTGGTAGGTACTTATGTCGTCTCCCGGCGCATCACGTACATAGCCGGCGGTATCGCCCACAGTGTTCTGGGAGGACTCGGCTTCGCCCGATATCTTGCCACCGTATACGACTGGTCGTGGCTCAGCCCGCTTCATGGGGCAATCGTGGCGGCCCTGCTGGCGTCGATGGTTATAGGATGGGTGAGTCTTAAAGCAAGAGAGCGCGAAGACACCGTTATCGGCGCTATCTGGGCCATTGGTATGGCTATCGGCGTTATCTTCATCTCCATGACACCCGGCTACAATGTCGACCTGATGACCTACCTGTTTGGTAATATTCTGTTGGTCACCGGTCATGACCTGATGCTTATTGCCATACTCGATGGGGTCATAGTTCTGACCGTGGCGCTGTTTTACAACAAGTTTCTCGCGGTGTGTTTCGATGAAGAGTTCGCCCGCATCCGCGGTATCAACACGGAATTTTTCTACCTGCTGCTGCTGGGGCTGACGGGACTGACGGTTGTGATTCTGGTCGATGTAGTGGGTATTGTGATGGTTATCGCGCTGCTCACTTTGCCGGCAGCCATCGCCGGTCACTTCACGCGTACTCTCTGGCAGACAATGTGGGTAGCGACAGTGCTGAGCATACTTTTTACGACATTTGGATTAGCCATAAGTTACAGCCCCGACCTTCCGGCCGGGGCTACCATAATCATCTTCGCGGGAATTGTCTATCTGGGTGTGGCCCTGGGCAAACGTGTTCTTCGCCCTCACCACTGA
- a CDS encoding ABC transporter ATP-binding protein — protein sequence MAAKDVINLKGVFFAYNSKPVLENVNLIVGERDFVWVVGPNGGGKTTLIKLILGLLKPKRGTIAVFGESAESARRRIGYMPQQAHLDLNFPVTAIDIAMMGRLNQGIKPGSLSSSDRAIAREALRLVGLEAAADVPLKELSGGQQRRLLIARALACEPELLLLDEPTANLDRRVERELFDLLKQLNQRLTVIMVSHDPAFVSDFVEQVVCVNRTVAVHPTTDRDKEFLGELYGDGLRMVRHDKHT from the coding sequence ATGGCCGCAAAAGATGTCATTAACCTCAAGGGTGTTTTTTTCGCCTACAACTCCAAGCCGGTGCTGGAGAACGTGAATCTTATCGTGGGAGAAAGGGATTTCGTATGGGTAGTCGGTCCCAACGGCGGCGGAAAGACCACCCTGATCAAGCTCATCCTGGGGCTGCTGAAGCCGAAGCGCGGCACGATTGCGGTCTTCGGCGAATCGGCTGAGTCGGCCCGAAGGCGTATTGGTTATATGCCACAGCAGGCGCACTTGGACCTGAATTTCCCTGTCACCGCTATCGATATTGCCATGATGGGCAGACTTAATCAAGGCATCAAACCCGGTTCACTTTCATCATCGGACCGGGCTATCGCACGGGAGGCTCTGCGTCTGGTGGGGTTGGAAGCAGCTGCCGATGTTCCCCTCAAGGAGTTGTCCGGCGGTCAGCAGAGGCGCTTGCTTATCGCCCGCGCGCTGGCCTGTGAACCCGAGTTGTTGCTTCTCGATGAGCCTACCGCCAACCTCGACCGCCGCGTTGAGCGAGAACTGTTCGACCTGCTCAAGCAACTCAATCAGCGTCTGACAGTTATCATGGTTTCGCACGATCCCGCGTTCGTTTCGGATTTTGTCGAGCAGGTAGTCTGTGTCAACAGAACTGTGGCGGTTCATCCCACCACCGACCGCGACAAGGAATTTCTCGGCGAACTCTATGGCGATGGCCTTAGAATGGTTCGCCATGATAAGCACACCTAG
- the corA gene encoding magnesium/cobalt transporter CorA: MPRRSKRAHKKLGLKPGSVVYVGEERADKVEISVIDFTETELTTRKVGRVEDCFPYKDSPTTTWINISGIHDVDVVEKLGNHFGLHPLMLEDIVNSGHRPKMEQTENMIFVVLKMLYLKSDNHEIISEQVSVVFGKNFVISFQERPGDVFGPVRERLEKTVPRVRFMGADYLAYALIDAVVDHYFVVLEATGERVEDLEEELVTNPVSRHLDVIHSLKRDLVDIRKAVWPLREVVGGLDRTETSLIHDYTKVYLRDLYEHTIQVIDTVETYRDMVSGLLDVYLSSVSNRMNEVMKVLTIIATIFIPLGFLAGVYGMNFDTSISPFNLPELGMRYGYPLFWLAVLMVGGGLYWFFRRRHWL, from the coding sequence ATGCCCAGAAGAAGCAAACGAGCCCACAAGAAACTGGGGCTCAAACCAGGCAGCGTCGTTTATGTCGGCGAAGAAAGAGCGGATAAAGTGGAAATCTCCGTAATCGACTTCACCGAAACTGAGCTTACGACAAGAAAAGTCGGCAGGGTCGAAGATTGTTTCCCGTATAAAGACAGCCCCACAACCACCTGGATCAATATCAGCGGCATTCACGATGTCGACGTGGTCGAGAAACTCGGTAACCACTTTGGTCTGCACCCGCTGATGCTCGAAGATATCGTGAACTCCGGACATCGTCCGAAAATGGAACAGACCGAAAATATGATTTTCGTGGTTTTAAAAATGCTCTATCTCAAATCGGACAACCACGAAATAATCTCCGAGCAGGTCAGTGTTGTCTTCGGTAAAAACTTCGTTATCTCCTTTCAGGAGCGACCCGGCGATGTTTTCGGGCCGGTCAGGGAGCGTTTGGAAAAGACGGTGCCGCGCGTAAGATTCATGGGCGCTGATTATCTGGCGTACGCTCTTATCGACGCCGTCGTGGACCATTATTTTGTGGTGCTCGAAGCTACCGGCGAAAGGGTTGAAGACCTCGAAGAAGAACTGGTTACCAATCCTGTTTCGAGGCACCTCGATGTAATTCACAGCCTCAAGCGCGACCTGGTGGATATTCGCAAAGCGGTCTGGCCGCTGCGTGAAGTAGTCGGCGGACTTGACCGCACCGAAACATCGCTGATACACGATTATACAAAAGTGTATCTCAGAGATCTCTACGAACATACCATACAGGTAATCGATACGGTCGAGACCTATCGTGACATGGTTTCGGGATTGCTCGATGTTTACCTGTCAAGCGTGAGTAACCGCATGAACGAGGTGATGAAAGTCCTCACGATCATCGCCACGATCTTTATCCCCTTGGGATTTCTGGCAGGTGTCTACGGCATGAATTTCGACACTTCAATCAGTCCATTTAATCTTCCGGAGCTGGGGATGCGCTACGGTTATCCCCTCTTCTGGCTGGCCGTGCTGATGGTCGGCGGCGGACTATACTGGTTTTTCCGCCGCAGACACTGGCTGTGA
- a CDS encoding CopG family transcriptional regulator, whose product MKKKSEIITFKVDDSLLTALEGIPNRSSFIRSAVLAALDSTCPLCAGSGILSPNQRQHWEQFLKRHAVEKCSDCEEFHIVCAHEREGAKR is encoded by the coding sequence ATGAAAAAGAAATCGGAGATTATAACGTTTAAAGTCGATGACTCCCTATTGACGGCTCTGGAAGGTATCCCGAATCGCTCCAGCTTTATCAGATCGGCTGTGCTGGCGGCTCTGGATAGCACCTGCCCCCTGTGTGCCGGAAGCGGGATATTGAGCCCCAACCAGAGACAGCACTGGGAACAGTTTCTCAAGCGACATGCCGTAGAAAAGTGTTCCGACTGCGAGGAATTTCATATCGTGTGCGCGCATGAGAGGGAGGGGGCAAAACGGTGA
- a CDS encoding exosortase C-terminal domain/associated protein EpsI has protein sequence MDKKSFAAILIILVLTFTIALVIKYHRPASAGNVNFDNFPLTIGPWQGERDEVSQPVLEMLNPVDIFSATYTNPDGIQIHLLFDFFSSEATFGGPHSPRNCLPGAGWVVQQTEDNKIPLDHRTIPAGRFDLQYGATRRIMDFWYVTNFGETANDYTFKLHLLASALTFKPRDVAFVRFIAGDDPASLKALEQFQALAVKEIYRYLPF, from the coding sequence ATGGATAAGAAATCGTTTGCGGCGATCCTGATAATTCTGGTTCTGACCTTCACCATCGCGCTTGTTATCAAGTACCATCGCCCCGCCTCGGCCGGGAACGTCAATTTCGATAACTTCCCGCTTACGATTGGCCCGTGGCAGGGAGAAAGAGATGAAGTCTCGCAGCCCGTTCTGGAGATGCTGAATCCGGTTGATATTTTTTCCGCTACATATACAAATCCCGATGGCATCCAGATTCACCTTTTGTTCGACTTCTTTTCTTCCGAGGCAACTTTCGGCGGACCCCACTCGCCCCGCAATTGTCTGCCGGGAGCGGGATGGGTGGTGCAGCAAACCGAAGACAACAAAATTCCCCTTGACCACCGGACAATACCGGCGGGCAGATTTGACCTGCAATACGGAGCGACCAGAAGGATTATGGACTTTTGGTATGTCACCAACTTCGGTGAGACAGCAAATGACTACACTTTCAAACTTCACCTGCTGGCGAGCGCCCTGACATTCAAGCCGCGCGATGTTGCTTTCGTGAGATTCATTGCCGGTGATGACCCCGCCAGTCTGAAAGCCCTCGAACAATTTCAGGCCTTGGCTGTTAAAGAAATATATAGGTATCTTCCGTTTTAG
- a CDS encoding ferritin: MGQTAVAEPLSELSYETRELHRAIASLIEELEAVDLYQQRVDTCKDDDLKKILAHNRDEEKEHAAMILEWIRRRDPSFNKELKDWLFTEKSLSH, translated from the coding sequence ATGGGGCAAACAGCAGTTGCCGAACCCCTAAGCGAGCTGAGCTATGAAACCCGCGAACTTCACCGGGCGATCGCGTCGCTGATCGAAGAGCTGGAGGCAGTGGACCTTTACCAGCAGCGGGTCGATACCTGTAAGGATGATGACCTGAAGAAAATTCTGGCGCACAACCGCGACGAAGAGAAAGAGCACGCCGCGATGATTCTGGAGTGGATTCGCCGCCGGGATCCATCTTTCAACAAAGAGCTCAAGGACTGGCTGTTCACAGAGAAATCACTCAGCCATTGA
- a CDS encoding zinc ABC transporter substrate-binding protein — MTRIRTRLMYGHVLLYTFVLLALLVAPSAIAKVKAFVSIAPQGYFVSEIGRDLVDVEILVPPAQSPATYEPTPQQLSRMATADVLFTAGVPFESRLIDKIEDEFKDLEIVETHREIRLRPIEHHDDSDHGHEGILDPHVWLDPKLAAIEARTIAEALSVIDTVNSLIYADHLENLLERMDSVDNIVRGILAPLRGRTMFVFHPAYGYFCDAYGLRQVAIETGGKEPSARQLAAIVEQARKDRVDVVFVQPQFSKRQAESVGQAIGATMVTLDPLSGDYLNNLVDMARKIVQALGNPDSQIPGDSTKTEEL, encoded by the coding sequence GTGACCCGAATCCGAACAAGATTGATGTATGGACATGTTCTGCTCTATACGTTCGTTCTGCTGGCGCTCCTGGTTGCTCCGTCGGCGATAGCGAAGGTGAAGGCGTTTGTCAGCATTGCACCCCAGGGTTATTTCGTATCGGAGATAGGCAGAGACCTCGTCGATGTTGAAATACTTGTTCCCCCGGCGCAATCGCCCGCGACCTACGAGCCCACTCCGCAGCAACTATCCCGCATGGCAACTGCCGATGTTCTCTTCACTGCCGGCGTGCCGTTTGAGAGTCGATTGATTGATAAAATCGAGGATGAGTTCAAGGACCTTGAAATTGTCGAAACCCACCGCGAGATCCGGCTCCGTCCCATCGAACATCATGACGATAGCGACCACGGCCATGAAGGAATACTGGACCCGCATGTCTGGCTGGATCCCAAACTTGCCGCGATCGAGGCAAGAACCATAGCCGAGGCATTGAGTGTCATCGACACCGTCAATTCGCTGATCTATGCCGACCACCTGGAGAATCTATTGGAGCGCATGGATTCGGTTGACAATATCGTGCGCGGCATACTCGCACCGCTGCGGGGTCGAACGATGTTCGTTTTCCATCCTGCCTACGGTTATTTCTGCGATGCCTACGGTCTCAGGCAGGTCGCTATCGAAACGGGCGGCAAGGAACCGTCGGCAAGGCAACTTGCCGCTATCGTCGAACAGGCGCGCAAGGATAGAGTTGACGTTGTTTTTGTTCAGCCCCAATTTTCGAAGCGGCAGGCTGAATCGGTTGGCCAGGCTATCGGAGCGACGATGGTTACCCTGGATCCGCTCTCGGGCGATTATCTGAATAATCTGGTAGATATGGCGCGCAAGATAGTACAGGCGCTCGGCAATCCCGACAGTCAGATTCCTGGTGACAGCACCAAAACAGAAGAACTCTAG